The following are from one region of the Paenibacillus bovis genome:
- the secA gene encoding preprotein translocase subunit SecA encodes MLGIVKKIFGDTNERDVKRIMKTVDIINNMEPEFEALSHDELQGKTAEFRERLEKGETLEQLLPEAFATVREAAKRQLGMRHFDVQMIGGIALHEGKISEMRTGEGKTLVGTLPVYLNALEGKGAHVVTVNDYLAKRDSLQMGRIYNYLGMEVGVNLSGMKHEEKQAAYACDITYGTNNEFGFDYLRDNMVLYKEQMVQRPLHFCIIDEVDSILIDEARTPLIISGQAQKSTELYFAADRFVKSLKAEDDYTVDIKVKSVALTETGVEKAENFFGLENLYDNGNVTINHHVVQALKANAIMHRDVDYVVADGEVLIVDEFTGRLMAGRRYSDGLHQAIEAKENLDVQNESMTLATITFQNYFRMYKKLAGMTGTAKTEEEEFKKIYGLEVLQVPTNRINQRKDAPDVVYKSVQSKFRAVVDEIVVRHEKNQPVLVGTVSIENSELLSEMLKRKGIKHQVLNAKYHAEEAEIISRAGQPGTVTIATNMAGRGTDIILGEGVAEVGGLHIIGTERHESRRIDNQLRGRAGRQGDPGSTQFYLSLGDELMKRFGADNVMNMMEKLGFEEDQPIESRMITRAVESAQRRVEGSNFDMRKIVLQYDDVMNKQREIIYKQRREVLESDNIREVVLQMIKPCIERVVEVHCNDDIPENWELQEVADYVNNNFLLENAISEAELHEQEKEEMVNYLFERVELRYLQREKEIGEETIREFEKVVVLRAVDRKWMDHIDAMEQLRQGIHLRAYGGTDPLREYQFEGFEMFNQMVADIQEEVAGYVMRAQIQTQQERQAVVDTSQVSTNSSESAEKRPSREERRRRRK; translated from the coding sequence ATGCTAGGTATCGTTAAGAAAATCTTTGGTGACACAAATGAACGTGATGTTAAACGGATCATGAAGACGGTTGACATCATCAACAATATGGAACCGGAATTTGAAGCTCTTTCCCACGATGAACTTCAAGGGAAAACAGCAGAATTCCGTGAACGTCTGGAAAAAGGCGAGACGCTTGAACAGCTGCTTCCCGAAGCTTTTGCCACAGTGCGTGAAGCTGCGAAACGTCAGCTGGGTATGCGTCATTTTGACGTACAGATGATTGGCGGTATTGCTCTGCATGAAGGCAAAATATCCGAGATGAGAACAGGTGAAGGTAAAACGCTGGTAGGTACACTGCCTGTTTATCTGAACGCCCTCGAAGGCAAAGGCGCTCACGTGGTTACGGTCAATGACTATCTGGCCAAACGTGACAGCTTGCAAATGGGTCGTATCTACAACTATCTCGGCATGGAAGTCGGCGTAAACCTCAGCGGCATGAAGCATGAGGAAAAACAGGCTGCTTATGCTTGCGACATCACATACGGTACGAATAACGAATTCGGCTTTGACTACTTGCGTGACAATATGGTGCTGTACAAAGAACAGATGGTACAGCGTCCGCTGCACTTCTGTATAATTGACGAAGTCGATTCCATTCTGATCGACGAAGCTCGTACCCCGTTGATCATCTCCGGTCAGGCACAGAAATCGACAGAGCTGTACTTTGCAGCGGATCGTTTCGTGAAGAGCCTCAAAGCGGAAGATGACTACACAGTGGATATCAAAGTAAAATCCGTAGCCCTGACTGAAACAGGTGTTGAAAAGGCCGAGAACTTCTTTGGTCTGGAGAACCTGTACGATAACGGCAATGTAACCATCAACCACCATGTAGTGCAGGCGCTCAAAGCGAATGCCATTATGCATCGTGACGTGGATTATGTTGTAGCTGACGGTGAAGTTCTGATCGTTGATGAATTCACTGGCCGTCTGATGGCGGGTCGTCGTTATAGTGATGGTCTTCACCAGGCGATTGAAGCAAAAGAAAACCTCGATGTACAAAACGAAAGCATGACGCTGGCAACGATTACGTTCCAGAACTACTTCCGTATGTACAAAAAGCTGGCAGGTATGACCGGTACAGCCAAAACCGAGGAAGAAGAGTTCAAAAAAATCTATGGTCTGGAAGTACTGCAGGTTCCTACTAACCGTATTAACCAGCGTAAAGATGCTCCGGACGTTGTATACAAGAGCGTGCAAAGCAAATTCCGCGCAGTAGTAGACGAAATCGTGGTTCGCCACGAGAAAAACCAGCCGGTACTGGTGGGTACTGTCTCTATCGAGAACTCGGAGCTGCTGTCCGAAATGCTGAAACGCAAAGGGATCAAGCACCAGGTACTGAATGCAAAATACCATGCGGAAGAAGCGGAAATCATCTCCCGTGCCGGTCAACCAGGTACAGTAACAATCGCTACCAATATGGCCGGACGCGGTACGGATATTATTCTGGGTGAAGGCGTTGCGGAAGTAGGCGGTCTGCACATTATCGGTACAGAGCGTCATGAATCCCGCCGGATCGATAACCAGCTGCGTGGTCGTGCCGGACGTCAGGGTGACCCGGGTTCTACCCAGTTCTACCTGTCGCTGGGCGATGAGCTTATGAAGCGTTTTGGTGCGGATAACGTTATGAACATGATGGAGAAACTGGGCTTTGAAGAAGACCAGCCGATCGAGAGCCGCATGATTACACGTGCCGTGGAATCTGCACAGCGCCGCGTCGAAGGCAGTAACTTTGATATGCGTAAAATCGTCCTGCAATATGATGATGTAATGAACAAACAGCGTGAGATCATCTACAAGCAGCGTCGTGAGGTTCTGGAATCGGACAACATCCGTGAGGTTGTTCTGCAGATGATCAAGCCTTGTATCGAGCGCGTGGTTGAGGTTCACTGTAACGATGATATTCCGGAAAACTGGGAGCTGCAGGAAGTCGCTGATTATGTAAACAACAACTTCCTGCTGGAAAATGCAATCAGTGAAGCCGAACTGCATGAGCAAGAAAAAGAAGAGATGGTCAACTATCTCTTCGAACGTGTAGAACTGCGTTACCTGCAGCGTGAAAAAGAAATCGGGGAAGAAACGATCCGCGAGTTCGAGAAAGTGGTTGTTCTGCGTGCGGTTGACCGTAAGTGGATGGACCATATCGATGCGATGGAACAACTTCGCCAGGGTATCCACCTTCGTGCATACGGCGGTACGGATCCGCTGCGTGAATACCAGTTTGAAGGATTTGAGATGTTCAATCAGATGGTGGCTGACATCCAGGAAGAAGTTGCCGGCTATGTGATGAGAGCTCAAATTCAGACACAGCAGGAACGTCAGGCTGTAGTAGATACAAGCCAAGTTAGCACCAATAGCTCGGAATCG
- the hpf gene encoding ribosome hibernation-promoting factor, HPF/YfiA family, which yields MNFAIRGQHFEVTDAIKDYVDKKLNRLERYFDSPPVSDGMVTLSSNRGRFTVEVTIPLPGLLLRAEDRSEDMYASIDSVVDKLERQIRKHKTKLNRKFRQNDENLKAFFVEDPTAAALAVDEDADVEVESDEFEIVRNKRFLLKPMDVEEAILQMNLIGHTFFVFSNINSQQVNVVYRRDDGKYGLIEQE from the coding sequence ATGAATTTTGCTATTCGAGGTCAGCACTTTGAAGTCACAGATGCTATTAAAGATTATGTGGACAAAAAGCTCAACAGACTTGAAAGATATTTCGATTCACCTCCCGTATCCGACGGTATGGTTACACTTAGCTCCAATCGCGGACGCTTTACCGTTGAGGTTACGATTCCTCTCCCCGGCCTGCTGTTACGCGCTGAGGATCGCAGTGAAGATATGTACGCTTCTATCGACTCGGTTGTCGACAAACTGGAGCGCCAGATCCGTAAGCACAAAACCAAGCTGAACCGGAAATTCCGTCAAAATGACGAAAATCTGAAAGCGTTCTTCGTAGAAGATCCAACAGCTGCTGCTCTGGCAGTAGACGAAGATGCAGACGTGGAAGTGGAAAGCGATGAGTTCGAAATCGTCCGTAACAAACGCTTCCTCCTGAAGCCGATGGACGTTGAAGAGGCCATTTTGCAAATGAATCTGATCGGACATACGTTCTTTGTATTCTCGAACATTAACAGTCAACAGGTTAACGTAGTCTATCGTCGTGACGACGGCAAATACGGCCTGATTGAACAAGAATAA
- a CDS encoding cold-shock protein: MQGKVKWFNAEKGYGFIETDEGGDVFVHFSAIQSEGFKTLEEGQSVEFDIVEGARGPQAANVIKL, translated from the coding sequence ATGCAAGGTAAAGTAAAATGGTTTAACGCAGAAAAAGGTTACGGCTTCATCGAGACAGACGAAGGCGGAGACGTATTTGTACACTTTTCCGCAATCCAGTCCGAAGGTTTCAAGACGCTTGAAGAAGGCCAATCCGTAGAGTTCGACATCGTCGAAGGCGCGCGTGGACCTCAAGCAGCTAACGTTATCAAATTATAA
- the fliS gene encoding flagellar export chaperone FliS — protein MISSPYEKYRQNAVQTSPGQLLIMLYDGAIRFTLAAIDGINQKDYEKSNINFGKAQAIVSEFRASLDRSYEVAENLDRLYEYMNYLLIQANVKKDVASAEEALGYLKDLRETWVEANKLAPAALSEAKHG, from the coding sequence ATGATTTCTTCCCCATATGAAAAATATCGTCAAAATGCAGTACAAACTTCTCCAGGTCAGCTACTGATTATGCTATATGATGGAGCGATTCGCTTTACACTGGCTGCTATTGACGGAATCAACCAAAAAGACTACGAGAAATCCAATATTAATTTTGGAAAGGCTCAAGCGATCGTAAGTGAATTCCGTGCTAGTCTGGATCGTTCGTACGAGGTGGCTGAAAACCTAGATCGTTTGTATGAATATATGAATTACCTGCTGATTCAGGCGAATGTGAAAAAAGATGTAGCTTCTGCCGAAGAAGCACTGGGATACCTGAAAGATCTACGCGAGACATGGGTGGAAGCCAATAAATTAGCACCAGCAGCATTAAGTGAAGCCAAACATGGATAA
- the fliD gene encoding flagellar filament capping protein FliD yields MSYMTSASSVLRVSGGASGMDTDSIVKQLMAAQRIPLDKLNQNKQVLEWKRESYREVNSKLVDFRQNKLFEFKKSESLNAQKAVVTGNTSAMTATANADASGIPMSVSVDQMATKATATGSALTVSGAKATTATTIGQLSGGTSDYTVKVNGEELTFKSTDTISSVISKVNSNSKAGATATFDEITGKFSISSKDFGKPLALDNGTSGGSFLELSKIKDSYPSSVTNADTSKAQVVVNGTSLNFTGDKAKATVNNTSLTFDSNVNTLNGVTMNFLNVSGAAGATNITTQTDTTKVVDTVKAFVTAYNDLLNTMKTKTEESKYKDFAPLTSEQKKSMSEDDITAWTAKAKSGMLKGDDILKTALQDMRNVITSALGSVPGGVSLPDMGITTGSYSEGGKLYLDESKLKKAVADNPQGVITTLKGTGTDTTSGVFNKLYNKLDETVTKFYDRAGTSKLSTDVNAAFNTKSIIAKELTDYNSRINALTSRLNDVESRYYKQFSAMESALSKLNSQSSSLAGYLQS; encoded by the coding sequence ATGTCCTACATGACATCGGCTTCATCTGTTCTACGCGTAAGCGGAGGAGCATCAGGGATGGATACAGACAGTATTGTCAAGCAGCTCATGGCAGCTCAGCGTATCCCACTGGATAAACTCAATCAAAATAAACAAGTTCTTGAATGGAAACGTGAATCCTACCGGGAAGTAAACAGCAAATTGGTCGATTTTCGACAAAATAAATTATTTGAATTCAAGAAAAGTGAATCCTTGAATGCGCAAAAAGCAGTCGTCACTGGTAATACCAGCGCAATGACTGCTACAGCAAATGCAGACGCCAGCGGTATTCCGATGAGTGTCTCTGTTGATCAAATGGCAACCAAAGCAACAGCTACCGGCTCTGCGCTTACTGTCAGCGGCGCAAAAGCAACTACAGCAACAACTATTGGACAGTTAAGCGGAGGTACCAGCGATTACACAGTGAAAGTGAATGGAGAAGAACTCACTTTCAAATCTACAGATACCATTTCTTCGGTTATTTCCAAAGTGAACAGCAATAGTAAAGCAGGAGCGACAGCAACCTTTGATGAGATCACCGGAAAATTCTCGATCAGCTCCAAAGACTTTGGAAAGCCGCTTGCTTTGGATAATGGAACAAGTGGTGGCAGCTTCCTAGAACTGAGTAAAATTAAAGACAGTTACCCTTCCAGCGTAACCAACGCGGATACATCCAAGGCCCAGGTTGTAGTTAATGGAACCAGCTTGAATTTTACAGGGGACAAAGCCAAAGCAACTGTCAATAATACAAGCCTTACTTTTGATAGCAATGTTAATACTTTAAATGGTGTAACCATGAATTTCCTTAATGTATCCGGAGCAGCCGGAGCAACCAATATTACAACCCAGACGGATACTACCAAAGTCGTAGATACCGTAAAAGCATTCGTTACAGCATATAATGATTTGCTGAATACGATGAAAACCAAAACCGAAGAATCCAAATACAAAGATTTTGCACCATTGACATCGGAACAAAAGAAATCAATGAGCGAAGATGATATTACTGCATGGACAGCCAAAGCCAAAAGCGGAATGCTGAAAGGCGACGATATCCTCAAAACAGCTCTACAGGATATGCGCAATGTGATTACATCTGCTCTGGGCAGTGTACCGGGCGGAGTCAGTCTTCCTGATATGGGGATCACCACAGGCAGTTACAGCGAAGGTGGTAAGCTGTATCTGGATGAATCAAAGCTGAAAAAAGCAGTTGCCGACAATCCGCAGGGCGTTATTACTACTCTAAAAGGTACGGGTACAGACACGACGAGCGGAGTATTTAACAAGTTGTACAACAAGCTCGATGAAACGGTAACCAAGTTTTATGACAGAGCCGGTACATCCAAGCTGAGTACAGATGTAAATGCAGCTTTTAACACCAAGAGCATTATAGCCAAAGAACTTACAGACTACAATAGTCGCATCAATGCCTTAACAAGCCGCTTAAATGATGTGGAATCACGATATTACAAACAATTCAGTGCCATGGAAAGTGCACTGTCCAAGCTTAATTCCCAGTCGTCCAGTCTAGCAGGGTATCTACAATCTTAA
- a CDS encoding flagellar protein FlaG: MNIQFSFSSNNTYTAPSSAPVNQAPSDSKTIEERLAATTSLSQMQQLEKQGAVLPVGEEELMRRLDTAFKTLSGPETTLEVSMHKDTHSIMVKVLNKETGEIIREVPREKTLDLVANMMKIAGILVDKKV; this comes from the coding sequence ATGAATATCCAGTTTTCCTTCTCCTCAAACAATACTTATACTGCTCCGTCTTCAGCTCCTGTCAATCAGGCTCCTTCCGATTCCAAAACAATCGAAGAACGTCTGGCGGCCACTACAAGTTTGAGTCAAATGCAGCAGCTTGAAAAACAAGGAGCGGTACTCCCAGTTGGTGAGGAAGAGTTGATGCGCCGATTGGATACTGCTTTTAAAACTCTTTCTGGACCGGAAACTACTCTTGAAGTAAGTATGCATAAGGATACACACAGCATTATGGTCAAGGTATTGAACAAGGAAACTGGTGAAATTATCAGAGAAGTTCCCAGAGAAAAGACATTGGATCTGGTAGCCAATATGATGAAAATAGCTGGTATTCTCGTAGACAAGAAAGTGTAA
- a CDS encoding glycosyltransferase: protein MPTSWYQTIPNILNHIIMENPASILDIGIGFGKYGFLSREMLELPYERYQKEQWTVRIDGVEAFESYKNPIHEFVYNDIYYGDILETIDQLPSYDVILLIDVLEHFTKEDGKRLLEKLVKHTNKALIVSTPIFPAEQEEYLGNKYEEHKSRWSITDLVDFSFTYEEFLIGGNGAHIFKFYPKVEQQQKSIDQLLISKTGIINANKKLVVTFVLPHHVLTGGLKMLLQQMKELRKRGHVVQAALRSDEGPVLPSWLDLSVDKQILIPSTENYLPYLAGSDIIVAGWFDQLHELQNDDIPVFYWEQGHEWLFGDIVSQYETEVVRNHLQLNYEQNIVLTAVSPIISKLLESNYGRKCIVLPNFIDTHFYHPAIDKVEDDELTILLVGDPGLRFKGSDIALNALHLVSQAGYPFKVQWVMPTLRDLGEWSFDIEYVIKPSQEELAQLYRDADIHLFTSWYEGFGMPPLEAMASGIPVVATNCGGISVYAKHGENAYLVEPGDFEGLAVGLLYFMKNAAKRHEYGQKGRNTALMFEYSTGIQYLEECLIKTVEHYQK from the coding sequence TTGCCTACAAGCTGGTACCAAACGATTCCCAATATATTAAATCACATTATTATGGAAAACCCTGCTTCTATTCTGGATATTGGTATAGGGTTTGGCAAGTACGGATTTTTAAGTAGAGAAATGCTGGAATTGCCTTATGAAAGGTATCAAAAAGAACAGTGGACCGTTAGGATCGATGGGGTAGAAGCATTTGAAAGCTACAAAAATCCGATTCATGAATTTGTGTATAACGATATCTATTATGGAGATATCTTGGAGACTATCGATCAGTTGCCTTCTTATGATGTTATTTTATTAATCGATGTATTGGAGCATTTCACCAAAGAAGATGGAAAAAGACTGTTAGAAAAGTTGGTTAAGCATACCAATAAGGCGCTTATTGTTTCTACTCCTATTTTTCCGGCGGAGCAAGAAGAATATTTGGGAAATAAATATGAGGAACACAAAAGCAGATGGTCGATTACGGACTTGGTTGATTTTTCATTTACGTATGAAGAGTTTTTGATTGGCGGAAATGGGGCTCATATATTTAAATTTTATCCCAAAGTCGAGCAACAGCAGAAAAGTATAGATCAATTGCTGATCAGTAAAACGGGGATAATAAATGCAAATAAAAAATTAGTGGTTACTTTTGTTCTGCCTCATCATGTGCTCACAGGTGGTCTCAAAATGCTGCTTCAGCAAATGAAAGAGCTTCGCAAAAGAGGACATGTGGTACAGGCAGCTTTGAGAAGTGATGAAGGACCCGTATTACCATCCTGGCTGGATCTGTCTGTAGATAAACAAATACTTATCCCTTCAACGGAAAACTATCTTCCTTATTTGGCAGGATCGGACATTATCGTTGCTGGCTGGTTTGATCAACTTCATGAATTACAAAATGATGATATTCCGGTATTTTATTGGGAACAAGGACATGAATGGCTATTTGGTGATATTGTGTCGCAGTATGAGACAGAAGTGGTTCGGAATCATTTACAGCTTAATTATGAGCAAAATATTGTTTTGACAGCCGTTTCTCCGATTATTTCCAAACTTCTCGAATCAAATTATGGGAGAAAATGTATAGTTCTGCCCAACTTTATTGATACTCATTTTTATCACCCTGCTATAGACAAGGTTGAGGACGATGAGTTAACGATCTTGCTGGTTGGTGATCCTGGATTAAGATTCAAAGGATCTGATATTGCCTTGAATGCGTTGCATCTGGTAAGCCAGGCGGGCTATCCATTTAAAGTCCAGTGGGTTATGCCAACATTGCGCGATCTGGGAGAATGGTCTTTTGATATCGAGTATGTTATAAAACCTTCTCAAGAAGAATTGGCCCAGTTATACAGGGACGCAGATATCCACTTGTTTACTTCATGGTATGAAGGATTTGGAATGCCTCCTCTTGAAGCCATGGCTTCGGGAATACCGGTAGTAGCAACCAACTGCGGAGGAATCAGTGTATACGCCAAGCATGGAGAAAATGCATATTTGGTTGAACCGGGTGACTTTGAAGGATTGGCAGTAGGTCTCTTATACTTTATGAAAAATGCCGCTAAACGTCATGAATATGGACAAAAAGGAAGAAATACTGCGCTGATGTTTGAATACTCTACTGGCATACAATATCTCGAAGAGTGTCTCATCAAAACGGTTGAACATTATCAGAAGTAG
- a CDS encoding TPR domain-containing glycosyltransferase, translated as MRFTVSLCMIVKNEEEVIGKCLESIHKQINEIIIVDTGSSDRTIPIAESYGATIHSYKWNDDFASARNYSLQQAKSDYILILDADEYFEGEYDLQKELATAKDFYIFPIHNLLDNERYFIHSAIRLFKNSPELRYKNRLHEHLDLEGKEKQMQWSKVSVSIQHTGYQSNTIIEKDKNNRNLNLMMQETKEHPNSYNFYNLGKAYMAIEQYEESAEYFAKAITDSDNQTHQADLLKKWGESLLQLNRSNEALKILYDAVQKYPAHTDLLYVLAEAYYDEKYLKDAASTWIKCTELGNKGDFISEGVSDYLAYAQLAELYKQEDNLAEAYKYILKAITSKRSHMPALKKYFEIAYIYAFAEDDIKKDLDISYKITRVEELQNLLDVLYTMRHYLFSGYLKSYNISPEKNVLAISYQYSKQYDLAKNSWYEVEHIPEENTIDILTLAFLLKDEKLVKSLQNVGEIGPSDIRILLQLLHNESIQMEELSSSLETLIFQLVNNLIYMKEFEAFQTVLQLLMGKDFEVKYQIGSMLNGHGYYEAAIDILVQAYHLDSENIQMIGLLGDICLRAGYFDDAEYFYTNLIERSPVYASYERYYRLYERKKDESRMQEIKQFIAAHYPMATWSQE; from the coding sequence ATGAGATTTACGGTCTCTTTATGTATGATCGTAAAAAACGAAGAAGAAGTTATTGGCAAGTGTCTTGAAAGTATCCATAAACAAATAAATGAAATTATTATAGTAGATACGGGTTCTTCTGATCGAACTATTCCTATTGCTGAAAGTTACGGGGCTACAATTCATTCATACAAGTGGAATGATGATTTTGCGTCTGCACGTAATTATTCTCTGCAGCAAGCAAAGTCGGATTATATTTTGATACTGGATGCAGACGAATACTTTGAAGGGGAATATGATTTGCAGAAAGAGCTAGCAACTGCAAAAGACTTTTACATCTTTCCTATCCATAACTTATTGGATAATGAAAGATATTTTATACATTCAGCTATCCGCTTATTTAAGAACAGTCCAGAGTTACGATACAAGAACCGCTTACATGAACATCTGGATCTTGAAGGGAAAGAAAAGCAGATGCAGTGGTCAAAAGTCTCTGTATCTATTCAGCATACAGGCTATCAAAGTAATACAATTATCGAGAAGGATAAAAACAATCGGAATCTCAATCTCATGATGCAGGAAACCAAAGAGCATCCTAATAGCTACAATTTCTACAACCTGGGTAAAGCTTACATGGCTATAGAGCAGTATGAGGAGTCTGCAGAGTATTTTGCTAAAGCTATAACAGACAGTGATAATCAGACTCATCAAGCGGATTTGTTGAAAAAATGGGGCGAGAGTCTTCTTCAACTCAATCGATCTAACGAAGCATTGAAAATTCTGTATGATGCTGTTCAAAAATACCCTGCCCATACAGACTTACTTTATGTATTGGCAGAAGCTTATTATGATGAAAAATACTTAAAGGATGCAGCTTCTACTTGGATCAAGTGTACTGAACTTGGAAACAAAGGCGACTTTATCAGCGAAGGAGTATCTGATTACCTGGCTTATGCCCAGCTTGCTGAACTGTATAAACAAGAAGACAACCTGGCTGAAGCCTATAAATATATTTTAAAAGCAATTACCTCCAAAAGAAGTCATATGCCAGCTTTGAAAAAGTATTTTGAGATTGCCTATATATACGCATTTGCTGAAGACGACATCAAAAAAGACCTTGATATTTCCTATAAAATTACTCGTGTAGAAGAGTTGCAAAATTTACTGGATGTACTGTACACGATGAGACACTACTTGTTCAGTGGTTATCTGAAATCCTATAATATCTCTCCTGAAAAAAATGTGCTTGCTATATCTTACCAGTATAGTAAGCAATACGATTTGGCTAAGAATAGTTGGTACGAAGTTGAACATATTCCTGAAGAGAATACGATAGATATTCTTACTCTGGCGTTCCTTTTAAAAGATGAAAAATTAGTAAAAAGCCTGCAGAATGTTGGAGAAATCGGTCCAAGTGATATTCGCATATTACTTCAGCTGCTGCACAACGAAAGTATCCAGATGGAAGAACTATCTTCGTCTCTGGAAACTCTTATATTTCAATTGGTTAATAATTTGATCTATATGAAGGAGTTTGAAGCTTTTCAAACTGTATTGCAATTATTGATGGGCAAAGATTTTGAAGTGAAGTATCAGATAGGCAGTATGTTAAATGGACACGGATATTATGAAGCCGCTATTGATATTCTGGTACAAGCTTATCATTTGGATTCTGAAAATATTCAAATGATTGGATTATTGGGAGACATATGCTTACGAGCAGGTTATTTTGATGATGCCGAATATTTTTATACGAACCTCATTGAACGATCACCGGTCTATGCTTCCTATGAGCGTTATTATCGTCTGTATGAACGCAAAAAGGACGAGAGTCGGATGCAAGAGATCAAGCAATTTATTGCAGCTCATTATCCAATGGCAACATGGAGTCAGGAATAA